The genomic DNA CTCGGACATGCCCAGTTTGTCGATCATTTCCTGCACCTGAGGAATATGAAGTTCACGAGCACACTGAATACAGTATCCCTCGTTGACAGGCTGCCCATTTTCAATTTTGCTGACAAATATCATAGCCATTCGCTGCTTACAGCGGCTGCACAGCATATTCATTGGATATCACCCCGGTTTTGTGGAATTTTATATATGTTATAAGAATTGTTTTTATTTTAGCAGTCAGTTGTGAACTGGCAATGAAGCAAGCTTTTACGTTTTTCTTATTTATATGAGTTTTATCGTCGAATTGACCCAAGGCCCGGCTGTATAAAAATGTTTGAAAATGATTGTATGCTCAATCATTTCGGCCGAAACTGGCCCGAACTTACCGCCCGAGGCCGAAATTAAAAACCACAGCACAGCTGAGATAACGAACACATACAGCATACCCTGTATTGCGCCTAATACCCCTCCGAGAAGCTCATTGAACATGCCGATAACCGGTAAATGATTGACAGTTTTCAAAAGCCCTGCAACGATATTGACCAACATCATCAACAAGCTGAACATGATAAAAAACACCACTACCCGCAGCAGACCGATGGCAATCGGCGCAATAATGGTATTGGTTATAGCGGCGGTTACCGTTGCAGCATCGCTGGTAGCCAGCTGCTGATACCACTGCCCAACATAAATTCCCAGCTCGGATTCAAGCGCTGAGGAAAGCATTGCGGGCATTTCACCTGCCAAATCTTCTATGCTTTTGGCAAAGGCCGCCGCATCGGCAGCGGTGAAAGAACCAAGATGTTCTGCCACCATAGTAGATATTTTTTCATTAAAAAAATGCTGGTAAATAACTTCCGCTGCTGGCTGGCTGTAGGTAAGTGCGATAAACATGGCCCCCAGCGATCCGAGCAATACGACAATAGTGTTTAAAAAGCCTTTTCGGTAAGAGGAAATAGCAAAAGCGGCAATAATTCCTACCGTCAGCGCATCCAAAATCCACGACATCCGAATTTCTTCCTTTCTGTCCGGGCAGCTTCGTTACGCTAAGCCCGCAGCACCAGCTGCATAGCTTTAATGTCTCCCCAATGTCATAAAACCGCCGATAGAATCAACAGGCTAGCCTCCTATGTATCATTGATACCTAAATAGAATATTGTTAAACCGCTGCCACGGCTAACATAATCACCAACCAGTTGATGTGTGTACGCCAAACTATGCGCCATCGCTTCAACTTCTTAATCCTATCTTATGGCGGCATGGTTGATCTGCTGCATGGTTGCATAATAAAGTCTCTTTCCTACCACCTGCGCGCAAATCGCATCCTGCGTTTCGGTGATTTCCTCCTTTTGTAGCTGTGCGTTAAAGCGAACCGCCCGGTCACCCAAAAAAGCGATCAGCCCGTCGTTATAAAAATGCAGACTTTTAATGTTTCGGTCAAAACTACCCTCCGCCGTCGGCACTGCGTTTTCGTTTAACAAAACCAGTCTGACCGTATGCGCCGATTCATAGTCACCGACAGCCAGTGCCACGGCACCATCAGGCGAAATGGCAAAACCTGCGATGTGCTCATCCGACAACGAATAGCTGTTTTTCTTTCCGCCTATGGCGGACAGACTATGTACTGCCCGGTCGGTGACCGCGGTGGCCCCTACTCCTTCGGATAGCGAGAGTGCCAATAGAAGCTCATTCGAAAGTACATGGGTGCAGCGCTCCTGACCGGTTGAAATTTCAAAAGTGGTCACCACCGATTCAAGTTCGCCGCCGTTTACACCCACACCGCCCACCGCAATATAGCGCGCATTTTTGTCCAGTGCCAGATTGTAGATAATCCGCTCGGCCGAAACCCATAAAAACTGTTGTGTATAGTTGGAATCGTAGACAATAACCTGTGACTGATCGCCCAAAGCCGCCGTTGAGACGGCGCAAGCACCTGTGGGGGAAATGACAGCAGCATAAATCGGGTAGTCAAACTCATGCGAAAATACCACTGTCTCTCCCGACCGCACCTCTAAATCATATCCGCCACGCGAATAGGTTAAAAGATAACGTCCGGCAGAAACTGCCAGGGTGTTTTTGCCCACCGTGCGCTCGTCTATCACCTGCTTGCCCGCCTGATTGTACACCGAGAGCGCGTTTTCGGTCACCAACACAGCACGATGGCCAACCGATGTAAGCTGCTGCGGTTCAGACGTAATTTCTATGGGATAGCCCGTTTGGTCAAAAAGCATAGCGATGGTATCCGAAAGAATCACGCCAAAGCCGTGCGAGGCAATATCAAAACGCAGAGCGTAGGTTACCACGGCGACCGTAGTAACCAGCGCCACCACAAACAAGCGCCGCACGGTTTTCTTCAAGGCATATTTCTTGCGTTCTTTTTCAAAATCGGTGGTTCTGCCCACGCATGCGCCTCCTTTCAGGTACCATTACAAGTTAGGACTAGGTAAAAACTAACACAAAGAAATAATCAGCCTCGCCACTGGCTAAATATCCTTTTATATGTCGGCTTTGTCGACAGCCGAAAATAATTCGTCGTAATAGACCTCCATTAGCATTAGCCCACGCGCAGGTGCTGTCATACCGGCCCAGCGACGGTCTCTCGAAGCGATGATATCAGGGATACTATCAGTCTCAAGATTGCCCTGCGCAATGTCCAGCAGCGTGCCGGTCATGATTCGCACCATGTTGTAGAGGAACCCATTGCCCGCGACCGAAAATTCTATGAGATCACCACAACGCGTTACCGAACAGTCAAAAATTGTGCGTACGGTGTCCACAATCGATGAGCCGCTATTCTGAAATGCAGCAAAATCAAAGGTGCCAATAAATTGTTGCGCCTGCGCATGCAAAAAATCGACATCCAGGCGATAAGGAAGGTGAAGCGCCAACCCCTCATAAAATGGATCGCGAACCGATCTGTTCAAAATGCGGTAGCAG from Oscillospiraceae bacterium MB24-C1 includes the following:
- a CDS encoding CvpA family protein, whose amino-acid sequence is MSWILDALTVGIIAAFAISSYRKGFLNTIVVLLGSLGAMFIALTYSQPAAEVIYQHFFNEKISTMVAEHLGSFTAADAAAFAKSIEDLAGEMPAMLSSALESELGIYVGQWYQQLATSDAATVTAAITNTIIAPIAIGLLRVVVFFIMFSLLMMLVNIVAGLLKTVNHLPVIGMFNELLGGVLGAIQGMLYVFVISAVLWFLISASGGKFGPVSAEMIEHTIIFKHFYTAGPWVNSTIKLI
- a CDS encoding DUF5711 family protein → MGRTTDFEKERKKYALKKTVRRLFVVALVTTVAVVTYALRFDIASHGFGVILSDTIAMLFDQTGYPIEITSEPQQLTSVGHRAVLVTENALSVYNQAGKQVIDERTVGKNTLAVSAGRYLLTYSRGGYDLEVRSGETVVFSHEFDYPIYAAVISPTGACAVSTAALGDQSQVIVYDSNYTQQFLWVSAERIIYNLALDKNARYIAVGGVGVNGGELESVVTTFEISTGQERCTHVLSNELLLALSLSEGVGATAVTDRAVHSLSAIGGKKNSYSLSDEHIAGFAISPDGAVALAVGDYESAHTVRLVLLNENAVPTAEGSFDRNIKSLHFYNDGLIAFLGDRAVRFNAQLQKEEITETQDAICAQVVGKRLYYATMQQINHAAIR
- the truA gene encoding tRNA pseudouridine(38-40) synthase TruA; the encoded protein is MRNLLVTLRFDGRTFCGWQVQKNAPTIMQTFQDALEAVLKHRPDVKGCSRTDSGVSAAMYCVSFFTDNRIPCERLVPALNVKLPPTIAATACCEVPQDFHARYSCKGKRYCYRILNRSVRDPFYEGLALHLPYRLDVDFLHAQAQQFIGTFDFAAFQNSGSSIVDTVRTIFDCSVTRCGDLIEFSVAGNGFLYNMVRIMTGTLLDIAQGNLETDSIPDIIASRDRRWAGMTAPARGLMLMEVYYDELFSAVDKADI